One Actinosynnema pretiosum DNA segment encodes these proteins:
- a CDS encoding DNA gyrase/topoisomerase IV subunit B translates to MTAEILYGADDLTHLEGLEAVRKRPGMYIGSTDSRGVNHLFSEVIDNSTDEGVAGHATRITVTLHPDGSVQVDDDGRGIPTGVHAKSGLSGVELVLTRLHAGGKFGGSGYKTSGGLHGVGASAVNALSHRYDVVVRREGKTHEMSFAHGVPGVFDGPGPKAAFTRQSGLRVTGRTRKTGTSTRYWHDSRYFENGAALDHEAVRAKLRNTAFLVPGVTYVLRSAVDGKIAEEVFHYPGGLADMVDFLAPSSEKPVTGKITITGEGVYHENAADENGVMRSKVERHAEVEIALRWGTGYERTVECFTNTIRNVHGGTHRRGFERAVLKSVQEAIGRTRGLLKPKEDPPTLDDVLEGMTAVVHVRVPEPQFTSQTKDELSTAGVTRVVLALVDKHIKAWTEDRRTKAEAKVVLQKVVDAARVRLTQKQQKDAARRKTALEGAAMPPKLVDCRTTGVARSELFLVEGDSALGSARMARVSEYQALLPLRGKILNVQKASLADTLRNAEIASIVQVLGAGTGRTFDLSTMRYGRVILMADADVDGSHIRTLLITLFAKYMRPVIEDGRLYAAMPPLHKVVTKGRNAETHFTFTQREMEQKVARLERAGKTVVKPVPRFKGLGEMDAEELWDTTMNPATRSVRRITLADVEAAEAALELLMGEKVEPRRAWLVASAARVDQSAIDV, encoded by the coding sequence GTGACCGCAGAGATCCTTTACGGGGCCGACGACCTCACCCACCTCGAAGGTCTTGAAGCGGTTCGCAAGCGCCCCGGCATGTACATCGGCTCCACCGACAGCCGAGGGGTCAACCACCTCTTCTCCGAGGTGATCGACAACTCGACCGACGAGGGAGTCGCAGGGCACGCGACCCGCATCACCGTGACCCTCCACCCGGACGGAAGCGTCCAGGTGGATGACGACGGCCGGGGGATCCCGACCGGCGTGCACGCCAAGTCCGGTCTGTCCGGAGTGGAGCTCGTCCTGACCCGCCTGCACGCCGGCGGCAAGTTCGGCGGCTCCGGCTACAAGACCTCCGGCGGACTGCACGGCGTCGGCGCCTCCGCCGTCAACGCCCTCTCGCACCGCTACGACGTGGTCGTGCGGCGCGAGGGCAAGACCCACGAGATGTCCTTCGCCCACGGCGTCCCCGGTGTCTTCGACGGGCCGGGCCCGAAGGCCGCCTTCACCCGCCAGTCCGGACTCAGGGTCACCGGCCGCACCCGCAAGACCGGCACCTCCACCCGCTACTGGCACGACTCGCGCTACTTCGAGAACGGCGCCGCGCTCGACCACGAGGCCGTGCGCGCGAAGCTGCGCAACACCGCGTTCCTCGTGCCCGGCGTCACGTACGTGCTGCGCTCGGCCGTCGACGGCAAGATCGCCGAGGAGGTCTTCCACTACCCCGGCGGTCTCGCGGACATGGTCGACTTCCTCGCGCCCTCCTCGGAGAAGCCCGTCACCGGCAAGATCACCATCACCGGCGAGGGCGTCTACCACGAGAACGCCGCCGACGAGAACGGCGTCATGCGCTCCAAGGTCGAGCGGCACGCCGAGGTCGAGATCGCGCTGCGCTGGGGCACCGGCTACGAGCGCACGGTGGAGTGCTTCACCAACACCATCCGCAACGTGCACGGCGGCACGCACCGGCGCGGCTTCGAGCGCGCCGTGCTCAAGTCCGTGCAGGAGGCCATCGGCCGCACCAGGGGCCTGCTCAAGCCGAAGGAGGACCCGCCCACCCTCGACGACGTGCTGGAGGGCATGACCGCGGTCGTGCACGTGCGCGTGCCCGAGCCGCAGTTCACCTCGCAGACCAAGGACGAGCTGTCCACCGCGGGCGTCACCAGGGTCGTGCTCGCCCTGGTGGACAAGCACATCAAGGCGTGGACCGAGGACCGCCGCACCAAGGCGGAGGCCAAGGTCGTCCTCCAGAAGGTCGTCGACGCCGCCCGCGTCCGGCTCACCCAGAAGCAGCAGAAGGACGCGGCCCGCCGCAAGACCGCGCTGGAGGGCGCGGCGATGCCGCCCAAGCTCGTCGACTGCCGCACCACCGGTGTCGCGCGCAGCGAGCTCTTCCTCGTGGAGGGCGACAGCGCGCTCGGCTCGGCCCGCATGGCCCGAGTCTCCGAGTACCAGGCCCTGCTCCCGCTGCGCGGCAAGATCCTCAACGTGCAGAAGGCCAGCCTCGCCGACACCCTGCGCAACGCCGAGATCGCCTCGATCGTGCAAGTCCTGGGCGCGGGCACCGGCCGCACGTTCGACCTGTCGACCATGCGCTACGGCCGCGTCATCCTGATGGCCGACGCCGACGTCGACGGCTCGCACATCCGCACCCTGCTCATCACCCTGTTCGCCAAGTACATGCGACCCGTCATCGAGGACGGCAGGCTGTACGCCGCGATGCCCCCGCTGCACAAGGTCGTCACCAAGGGGCGCAACGCGGAGACCCACTTCACCTTCACCCAGCGCGAGATGGAGCAGAAGGTCGCCCGGTTGGAACGGGCGGGCAAGACCGTGGTCAAGCCCGTCCCCCGGTTCAAGGGCCTCGGCGAGATGGACGCCGAGGAGCTGTGGGACACCACCATGAACCCCGCCACCCGCTCCGTCCGCCGCATCACCCTCGCCGACGTCGAGGCGGCCGAGGCCGCGCTCGAACTGCTCATGGGCGAGAAGGTGGAACCCCGGCGGGCCTGGCTCGTCGCGTCCGCGGCGCGGGTCGACCAGTCCGCCATCGACGTCTGA
- a CDS encoding DNA topoisomerase (ATP-hydrolyzing), which produces MARRKGPVTRVDPSAFDSAGAKVIDNSLTTEIEDSYLEYAYSVIHSRALPDARDGLKPVHRRILFSMNEQNHRPTSPYVKSSRVVGDCFVRGALVSTPSGVRPIEEIVVGDHVLDPAGSPVRVAQVYENPVSELVRVAFSDGRTMLVTPGQRFRVHAGSEVEWVAARDLVGRRAVALGPDRASALLGDGDQYAHVLGLLASAGVDGQRLRLVDEGPADAVHGWAIAAGVVVTRDKLPAAGPGGRDVHVLDLDGHVGVRAAVASGAAPAAVLLQRDRWAAFLAGVFDGAGSVRDGEVVLGVRTALLAEQVGALLADCGLPATRADGEIRLSGGAAATLGAALLPWARSAAEQDLRELTGAVEHAVPEVVSVEPAAPDTTYDIQVDADEHAFVVDGLVVHNCMGKYHPHGDTAIYDAMVRLAQDFSLNTPLIDGHGNFGSPDDGPAASRYTEARMSGAAMLLVGELDEDTVEFRPNYDGSLTEPAVLPAAFPNLLVNGTSGIAVGMATNMIPHNLGEVVAAARHLVKHPDADLDKLMEFVPGPDLPTGGMLLGLDEVRKAYETGRGVVRMRATVTTGPLEGSRGRQAITVTELPYGVGPEKIIEKITDEVNKSKRLTGIADVKDLTDRENGIRLVIECKVGVNPQALLADLYRLTPLEQSFGINNLVLVDGEPRTLGLKALLEVFLAHRYEVVTRRTRFRRRKREDRLHLVEGLLKALIDIDKVIKLIRRSENAQAAKEGLVSSFELSETQAAYILDTPLRRLTRFDSIELEGEQERLLKEIAELSTILDDDKVLRRVVSNELGKVAKDLSVERRTTLLDGDLKEVLAASRTSGPLEVADDPCQVVLSATGLVARTAAESEEAVEGRKRSGRAKHDAVAATVHTTARGQVLLVTSRGRAFKTDVLPLPVLPQGEGTLSLSGGVPVRELVDLDAGERVVGIAPLGETDSPGLALGTRQGVVKVCAPEWPVRSDEFEVIGLKAGDEVVGAQWLADGQESLVFVSSEASLLRYAASLVRPQGLRGGGMAGITLPGEASVVFFGAVRTDDAEHGEPVVVTSTGQSVKVTPFDLYPAKGRATGGVRAHRFLKGETGLALAWVGARPAAVTESGAAVELPEVDPRRDGSGAPHPGPDVIGHLVERA; this is translated from the coding sequence ATGGCACGCCGCAAGGGACCCGTCACCAGGGTCGACCCGTCCGCCTTCGACAGCGCGGGCGCCAAGGTGATCGACAACTCCCTCACCACCGAGATCGAGGACTCGTACCTGGAGTACGCGTACTCGGTCATCCACTCCCGCGCCCTGCCGGACGCGCGAGACGGCCTCAAGCCGGTGCACCGCCGGATCCTGTTCTCGATGAACGAGCAGAACCACCGGCCGACCTCGCCGTACGTGAAGTCCTCCCGCGTGGTCGGTGACTGCTTCGTGCGGGGCGCGCTCGTGTCCACCCCCTCCGGGGTGCGGCCGATCGAGGAGATCGTGGTCGGCGACCACGTGCTCGACCCGGCGGGTTCGCCCGTGCGGGTGGCGCAGGTGTACGAGAACCCGGTGTCCGAGCTGGTCAGGGTGGCCTTCTCGGACGGCCGGACCATGCTGGTCACGCCCGGTCAGCGGTTCCGGGTCCACGCGGGCAGCGAGGTCGAGTGGGTCGCCGCGCGCGACCTGGTCGGCCGCCGCGCGGTCGCCCTCGGCCCCGATCGCGCGTCCGCGCTGCTCGGGGACGGCGACCAGTACGCCCACGTGCTGGGCCTGCTCGCCTCGGCGGGCGTCGACGGGCAGCGGCTGCGCCTGGTCGACGAGGGCCCGGCGGACGCCGTCCACGGCTGGGCCATCGCCGCGGGCGTGGTCGTGACCAGGGACAAGCTGCCCGCCGCCGGTCCCGGGGGCCGCGACGTGCACGTGCTCGACCTGGACGGCCACGTCGGCGTGCGCGCCGCCGTCGCCTCCGGGGCCGCGCCCGCCGCCGTGCTGCTCCAGCGCGACCGGTGGGCCGCGTTCCTCGCGGGCGTCTTCGACGGCGCCGGCTCGGTCCGCGACGGCGAGGTCGTCCTCGGCGTGCGCACCGCGCTGCTCGCCGAGCAGGTCGGCGCGCTGCTCGCCGACTGCGGACTGCCCGCGACCAGGGCGGACGGCGAGATCCGGCTGTCCGGCGGGGCCGCCGCCACCCTCGGCGCCGCCCTGCTGCCGTGGGCCCGCTCGGCCGCCGAGCAGGACCTGCGCGAGCTGACCGGCGCGGTCGAGCACGCCGTCCCGGAGGTCGTGTCGGTGGAGCCGGCCGCCCCGGACACCACCTACGACATCCAGGTCGACGCCGACGAGCACGCGTTCGTCGTGGACGGCCTCGTCGTGCACAACTGCATGGGCAAGTACCACCCGCACGGCGACACCGCGATCTACGACGCGATGGTGCGGCTGGCGCAGGACTTCTCGCTGAACACCCCGCTCATCGACGGCCACGGCAACTTCGGTTCGCCAGATGATGGACCGGCTGCCTCGCGTTACACCGAGGCCCGCATGTCCGGCGCGGCGATGCTGCTGGTCGGCGAGCTGGACGAGGACACCGTCGAGTTCCGCCCGAACTACGACGGCTCGCTCACCGAGCCGGCCGTGCTGCCCGCCGCGTTCCCGAACCTGCTGGTCAACGGCACCTCGGGCATCGCGGTCGGCATGGCCACGAACATGATCCCGCACAACCTCGGCGAGGTCGTGGCGGCGGCGCGGCACCTGGTCAAGCACCCGGACGCCGACCTCGACAAGCTCATGGAGTTCGTGCCCGGCCCCGACCTGCCCACGGGCGGGATGCTGCTGGGCCTGGACGAGGTGCGCAAGGCGTACGAGACGGGGCGCGGCGTGGTGCGGATGCGCGCCACCGTCACCACCGGGCCGCTGGAGGGCAGCCGGGGCAGGCAGGCGATCACGGTCACCGAGCTGCCGTACGGCGTCGGCCCGGAGAAGATCATCGAGAAGATCACCGACGAGGTGAACAAGTCCAAGCGGCTCACCGGCATCGCCGACGTCAAGGACCTCACCGACCGGGAGAACGGCATCCGCCTGGTCATCGAGTGCAAGGTGGGCGTCAACCCGCAGGCGCTGCTGGCGGACCTGTACCGGCTCACCCCGCTGGAGCAGTCGTTCGGCATCAACAACCTGGTGCTGGTCGACGGCGAGCCGCGCACGCTCGGGCTCAAGGCGCTGCTGGAGGTGTTCCTGGCCCACCGGTACGAGGTGGTCACCCGGCGCACCAGGTTCCGCCGCCGCAAGCGCGAGGACCGGCTGCACCTGGTCGAGGGCCTGCTCAAGGCCCTGATCGACATCGACAAGGTGATCAAGCTGATCCGCCGCAGCGAGAACGCGCAGGCCGCCAAGGAGGGCCTGGTCAGCTCCTTCGAGCTGTCCGAGACCCAGGCCGCCTACATCCTGGACACGCCGCTGCGCCGCCTCACCCGGTTCGACTCGATCGAGCTGGAGGGCGAGCAGGAGCGGCTGCTCAAGGAGATCGCCGAGCTGTCCACGATCCTCGACGACGACAAGGTGCTGCGCCGGGTCGTGTCGAACGAGCTGGGCAAGGTCGCCAAGGACCTCTCCGTCGAGCGCCGCACCACGCTGCTCGACGGCGACCTGAAGGAGGTGCTGGCCGCCTCGCGCACCTCCGGTCCGCTGGAGGTCGCGGACGACCCGTGCCAGGTCGTGCTGTCGGCGACGGGCCTGGTGGCGCGCACCGCCGCCGAGTCCGAGGAGGCCGTGGAGGGGCGCAAGCGCAGCGGCCGGGCCAAGCACGACGCGGTGGCGGCGACCGTGCACACCACCGCGCGCGGGCAGGTGCTGCTGGTGACCAGCAGGGGGCGCGCGTTCAAGACCGACGTGCTGCCGCTGCCGGTGCTGCCGCAGGGCGAGGGCACGCTCTCGCTCAGCGGCGGGGTGCCGGTGCGCGAGCTGGTGGACCTGGACGCGGGGGAGCGGGTGGTCGGCATCGCCCCGCTGGGCGAGACCGACTCGCCGGGGCTCGCGCTCGGGACCAGGCAGGGCGTGGTGAAGGTGTGCGCGCCCGAGTGGCCGGTGCGGTCGGACGAGTTCGAGGTGATCGGGCTCAAGGCCGGTGACGAGGTCGTGGGCGCGCAGTGGCTGGCCGACGGCCAGGAGTCGCTGGTGTTCGTGTCCTCGGAGGCGTCGCTGCTGCGGTACGCCGCGTCGCTGGTGCGCCCGCAGGGCCTGCGCGGCGGCGGCATGGCCGGCATCACGCTGCCGGGGGAGGCGTCGGTGGTGTTCTTCGGCGCGGTGCGCACGGACGACGCCGAGCACGGCGAGCCGGTGGTGGTGACCTCGACCGGGCAGAGCGTGAAGGTGACGCCGTTCGACCTGTACCCGGCCAAGGGGCGGGCGACCGGCGGTGTCCGGGCGCACCGGTTCCTCAAGGGGGAGACCGGGCTGGCGCTGGCGTGGGTCGGCGCCCGGCCCGCCGCGGTGACCGAGTCGGGGGCGGCGGTGGAGCTGCCGGAGGTCGACCCGCGCCGGGACGGCTCGGGCGCGCCGCACCCCGGTCCGGACGTCATCGGGCACCTGGTGGAACGCGCCTAG
- a CDS encoding apurinic/apyrimidinic endonuclease family protein: protein MITAGLASVGFPDRPLAEVVELALGAGAGALAWGGDVHVPAGDLVAAERAAALSEAAGLVVGVYGSGYRAGCDDPEEFAAVLDSAQSLGAPGVLVRAGGVAPWEATVGAWSFVVAELRRCVRLAAERDLVVVAEHSATSLFGTLESALRLLADVPGLAAHWRALGGSGAVLAEVSALLPSLAVLSCGAGDPGASAALELLARDGGARMALLEPASGDATAVVRDGRALLALLGRRP from the coding sequence ATGATCACCGCTGGACTGGCTTCGGTCGGCTTCCCGGACAGACCGCTCGCGGAGGTCGTGGAGCTGGCGCTGGGCGCGGGGGCGGGGGCTCTCGCGTGGGGCGGCGACGTGCACGTCCCGGCGGGCGACCTGGTGGCGGCCGAGCGCGCGGCGGCGCTGAGCGAGGCGGCCGGGCTCGTGGTGGGGGTGTACGGGTCCGGGTACCGGGCCGGGTGCGACGACCCGGAGGAGTTCGCGGCCGTGCTGGACAGCGCGCAGTCCCTCGGCGCGCCGGGCGTGCTGGTGCGGGCCGGTGGCGTGGCCCCGTGGGAGGCGACGGTCGGGGCGTGGTCGTTCGTGGTGGCCGAGCTGCGCCGCTGCGTGCGGCTGGCGGCCGAGCGGGACCTGGTCGTGGTGGCCGAGCACAGCGCGACGAGCCTGTTCGGCACCCTGGAGTCCGCGCTGCGGCTCCTGGCCGACGTGCCGGGGCTCGCGGCGCACTGGCGGGCGCTGGGCGGGTCGGGGGCGGTGCTGGCGGAGGTGTCGGCGCTGCTGCCGTCGCTGGCGGTGCTCTCCTGCGGGGCAGGCGATCCGGGCGCCTCGGCGGCGCTGGAGCTGCTCGCGCGGGACGGCGGCGCCCGGATGGCGCTGCTGGAACCGGCCTCCGGCGACGCGACGGCCGTCGTGCGGGACGGCCGGGCGCTGCTCGCCCTGCTGGGGCGGCGTCCCTGA
- a CDS encoding DUF4291 domain-containing protein, translated as MAPQRQVRADYDGSHITVYQAYPSAIADPALAAGRFVSPFSFGRMTWIKPSYLWLMHRSNWARKPGQERVLAVRITREGWERALAQAVLTDSPGLEGARVHVQWDPERSLRGAALNHYSIQVGVGRDVVRELVDEWTTGITDLTERTRKIAALLQAGRVEQARRLLPPERPYPLPRAIAARLDAD; from the coding sequence GTGGCTCCGCAGCGCCAGGTCCGCGCCGACTACGACGGCTCGCACATCACCGTGTACCAGGCCTACCCGTCCGCGATCGCCGATCCGGCGCTGGCCGCCGGGCGCTTCGTGTCGCCGTTCTCGTTCGGGCGGATGACCTGGATCAAACCCTCGTACCTGTGGCTGATGCACCGCAGCAACTGGGCGCGCAAGCCGGGGCAGGAGCGGGTGCTGGCGGTGCGGATCACCCGCGAGGGGTGGGAGCGCGCGCTCGCCCAGGCGGTGCTGACGGACTCGCCGGGGCTGGAGGGCGCGCGGGTGCACGTCCAGTGGGACCCGGAGCGGTCGCTGCGCGGGGCGGCGCTGAACCACTACAGCATCCAGGTCGGCGTCGGGCGGGACGTGGTCCGCGAGCTGGTGGACGAGTGGACCACCGGTATCACCGACCTGACCGAGCGCACCAGGAAGATCGCCGCGCTGCTCCAGGCCGGGCGCGTCGAGCAGGCCAGGCGCCTGCTGCCGCCCGAGCGGCCGTACCCGCTGCCCAGGGCCATCGCCGCCAGGCTCGACGCCGACTGA
- a CDS encoding LLM class flavin-dependent oxidoreductase yields MQFGVFTVGDVTPDPTTGRVPTEGERIKAMVAIALKAEEVGLDVFATGEHHNPPFVPSSPTTMLGYIAARTEKLILSTATTLITTNDPVKIAEDYAMLQHLADGRVDLIMGRGNTGPVYPWFGKDIRDGIELAIENYHLLRRLWREDVVDWEGKHRTPLQSFTSTPRPLDGVPPFVWHGSIRSPEIAEQAAYYGDGFFANHIFWPKEHFMRLINLYRARFEHYGHGKAHQAPVGLGGQVFIRPNSQDAVNEFRPYFDNAPVYGHGPSLETFTEQTPLTVGSPQQVIDKTLTFREHFGDYQRQLFLVDHAGLPLKTVLEQLDQLGEIVPELRREFAAKRPADVPEAPTHQSLLAAKTAAETGVRSAARTGKESVR; encoded by the coding sequence ATGCAGTTCGGGGTCTTCACCGTCGGCGACGTGACTCCCGACCCCACCACGGGGCGGGTTCCCACCGAGGGCGAGCGGATCAAGGCGATGGTCGCCATCGCGCTCAAGGCCGAGGAGGTCGGGCTCGACGTCTTCGCCACCGGGGAGCACCACAACCCGCCGTTCGTGCCGTCCTCGCCCACCACCATGCTCGGCTACATCGCGGCCCGCACCGAGAAGCTGATCCTGTCCACCGCGACCACGCTGATCACCACCAACGACCCGGTGAAGATCGCCGAGGACTACGCGATGCTCCAGCACCTGGCCGACGGCCGGGTCGACCTGATCATGGGTCGGGGCAACACCGGGCCGGTGTACCCGTGGTTCGGCAAGGACATCCGCGACGGCATCGAGCTGGCCATCGAGAACTACCACCTGCTGCGCAGGCTGTGGCGCGAGGACGTCGTCGACTGGGAGGGCAAGCACCGCACCCCGCTCCAGTCGTTCACCTCCACCCCGCGCCCGCTCGACGGCGTCCCGCCGTTCGTGTGGCACGGCTCGATCCGCAGCCCGGAGATCGCCGAGCAGGCCGCGTACTACGGGGACGGGTTCTTCGCGAACCACATCTTCTGGCCGAAGGAGCACTTCATGCGGTTGATCAACCTCTACCGCGCGCGCTTCGAGCACTACGGCCACGGCAAGGCGCACCAGGCCCCCGTGGGCCTCGGCGGCCAGGTGTTCATCCGGCCCAACTCGCAGGACGCGGTCAACGAGTTCCGCCCCTACTTCGACAACGCCCCCGTGTACGGCCACGGCCCGTCGCTGGAGACCTTCACCGAGCAGACCCCGCTCACCGTGGGCAGCCCGCAGCAGGTCATCGACAAGACGCTGACCTTCCGCGAGCACTTCGGCGACTACCAGCGCCAGCTGTTCCTGGTCGACCACGCCGGGCTGCCGCTCAAGACCGTGCTGGAGCAGCTCGACCAGCTCGGCGAGATCGTGCCCGAGCTGCGCCGGGAGTTCGCGGCCAAGCGGCCCGCGGACGTGCCGGAGGCGCCCACGCACCAGAGCCTGCTGGCCGCGAAGACCGCCGCCGAGACCGGCGTCCGGTCCGCCGCCCGGACCGGGAAGGAGAGCGTCCGATGA
- a CDS encoding FMN reductase — protein MTRIAVVSAGLGEPSSTHLLADRLAAATSAALAASGGPVEVTTAHLRDVARDVADNLVTGFAGPKLRAVIEDVVGADALIAVTPTFNASYSGLFKSFVDVLEPTSLAGKPVLIGATGGSERHSLVLDHALRPLFAYLKAIVLPTGVYAASADWGAGSGLVGRIDRAGAELADLLAGRAPAAQADPYADVVPFERLLAGDR, from the coding sequence ATGACCCGCATCGCCGTGGTGTCGGCGGGCCTCGGCGAGCCGTCGTCCACGCACCTGCTGGCCGACCGCCTCGCCGCCGCCACGTCCGCCGCCCTCGCCGCGTCCGGCGGCCCGGTCGAGGTCACCACCGCGCACCTGCGCGACGTGGCCCGCGACGTCGCGGACAACCTGGTCACCGGCTTCGCCGGTCCGAAGTTGCGCGCGGTGATCGAGGACGTGGTCGGCGCGGACGCGCTGATCGCCGTGACGCCCACGTTCAACGCCTCGTACAGCGGCCTGTTCAAGTCGTTCGTGGACGTGCTGGAGCCGACCTCGCTGGCGGGCAAGCCGGTGCTGATCGGCGCGACCGGCGGCAGCGAGCGCCACTCGCTGGTCCTGGACCACGCGCTGCGCCCGCTGTTCGCCTACCTGAAGGCGATCGTGCTGCCGACCGGCGTGTACGCGGCCTCGGCGGACTGGGGCGCGGGCTCCGGGCTGGTCGGGCGGATCGACCGCGCGGGGGCCGAGCTGGCGGACCTGCTGGCGGGCCGCGCCCCGGCCGCGCAGGCGGACCCGTACGCGGACGTCGTCCCGTTCGAGCGCCTGCTCGCCGGGGACCGCTGA
- the hisG gene encoding ATP phosphoribosyltransferase, protein MASLRFALPNKGSLSEPAARMLSEAGYRVSRSGRELIVADKANGVQFFFLRPRDIAVYVGEGSLDVGITGRDLLLDSTIAADEILPLGFGRASFYFAGVPGAISDVSELAGRRIATSYPKLVGRHLEEQGIKADLVRLDGAVETAVELGVADAIADVVETGITLKTSGLATFGDPILRSEAVLIQRDATRVDAETAEAVEVLVRRLKGVLIARSYVILDFDCPTSAQEEAFKLVPGIEAPTVSPLAREGWVAVRSLVPRHDAPKIMDQLWNVGARAILVSSLDTCRI, encoded by the coding sequence ATGGCTTCTCTCCGGTTTGCCCTGCCCAACAAGGGTTCGCTCAGCGAACCCGCCGCGCGGATGCTCAGCGAGGCGGGGTACCGCGTGAGCAGGTCGGGGCGCGAGCTGATCGTCGCGGACAAGGCCAATGGCGTGCAGTTCTTTTTCCTGCGCCCGCGCGACATCGCGGTCTACGTCGGCGAGGGTTCGCTCGACGTCGGCATCACCGGCCGCGATCTCCTGCTCGATTCCACGATCGCCGCCGACGAAATCCTGCCGCTCGGGTTCGGGCGCGCCTCGTTCTACTTCGCCGGGGTGCCCGGCGCCATTTCCGACGTCTCGGAGCTGGCGGGCCGCCGGATCGCCACCAGCTACCCGAAGCTGGTCGGCCGCCACCTGGAGGAGCAGGGCATCAAGGCGGACCTGGTCCGCCTGGACGGCGCGGTCGAGACCGCCGTCGAGCTGGGCGTGGCCGACGCCATCGCGGACGTGGTCGAGACCGGCATCACCCTGAAGACCTCGGGCCTGGCCACGTTCGGCGACCCGATCCTGCGCTCGGAGGCCGTGCTGATCCAGCGCGACGCCACGCGCGTCGACGCGGAGACCGCCGAGGCCGTCGAGGTGCTGGTGCGCAGGCTCAAGGGCGTGCTGATCGCCCGCAGCTACGTGATCCTGGACTTCGACTGCCCGACCAGCGCGCAGGAGGAGGCGTTCAAGCTGGTCCCCGGCATCGAGGCCCCCACGGTCTCGCCGCTGGCCCGCGAGGGCTGGGTGGCGGTCCGCTCGCTCGTGCCCAGGCACGACGCCCCCAAGATCATGGACCAGCTGTGGAACGTGGGCGCGCGGGCGATCCTGGTCAGCTCCCTGGACACCTGCCGCATCTAG